A part of Ancylothrix sp. D3o genomic DNA contains:
- a CDS encoding AAA family ATPase gives MGKFAPLHQGHQLLIETALAEMDEVIVVIYDCPETTNVTLNIRSNWIRRIYPKVQVIEAWDGPTEVGDTPEIKKKHENYIINNLKIKGISHFYSSEFYGEHMSLALGAVNRLIDEQRKIIPISGTKIRENPFALRHYLHPLVYRDLISNIVFLGAPSTGKSSITSRLAEEYHTVWMPEYGREYWEKHQIDRRLSLEQLVEIGEGHLQREEALLSQANKYLFTDTNAITTYMFSLYYHNKAAPKLVELADRASSRYDLVFVCDLDIPYENTWDRSGEANRKIFQKQIISDLIVRKIPFFLLQGDLETRVRYVKDILNKYSKYKNLLNLFR, from the coding sequence CTGGGAAAGTTTGCGCCTTTGCACCAGGGACACCAGTTGCTAATTGAGACAGCATTAGCGGAGATGGATGAGGTAATAGTAGTTATTTATGATTGCCCAGAAACAACTAATGTTACTCTAAATATTCGCTCAAATTGGATTCGACGAATATATCCTAAAGTTCAAGTAATAGAAGCATGGGACGGACCGACAGAAGTAGGTGATACTCCAGAAATTAAGAAAAAGCATGAGAATTATATTATCAATAATCTAAAAATAAAAGGGATCAGCCATTTTTACTCTAGCGAATTTTATGGTGAACACATGAGTTTAGCCTTGGGAGCGGTTAATCGTCTTATCGATGAGCAGCGCAAAATAATACCTATTTCTGGTACAAAGATTAGAGAGAATCCCTTTGCTTTGCGCCATTATTTACATCCTTTAGTTTATCGTGATTTAATTAGTAATATAGTTTTTTTGGGCGCACCTTCTACAGGGAAAAGTAGCATTACATCTCGACTAGCAGAAGAATATCACACAGTTTGGATGCCAGAGTATGGTAGGGAATATTGGGAAAAACATCAGATTGATCGCAGACTATCTTTAGAACAATTGGTAGAGATTGGTGAAGGACATTTGCAACGAGAAGAAGCATTGTTATCTCAAGCCAACAAATATTTATTTACAGATACTAATGCAATTACTACTTATATGTTTTCTTTATATTATCACAATAAAGCAGCACCGAAATTAGTAGAACTAGCCGATCGCGCAAGCTCTCGCTACGATTTGGTATTTGTTTGCGACCTAGATATTCCTTATGAAAATACCTGGGATCGTTCAGGAGAAGCAAACCGAAAAATATTTCAAAAGCAAATTATTAGCGATTTAATTGTTCGCAAAATTCCGTTTTTTCTATTGCAAGGCGATTTAGAAACTAGAGTTCGCTATGTAAAAGATATCTTAAACAAGTATTCCAAATATAAAAACTTGCTGAATTTGTTTAGGTAA